GATTCGATCGAACGAGCGACGGCTACCGGTCCCGACGCGCGTCTTCGTAGCTGCGAAGCGCCGGTTCGAGCACGTGATCGGTGACGACACGGCGGATGCCACTCAAAACGGACTCGGATCGGCCGACGAAAATAACGATCACTGCGAGACTCGACGCGGTCCACGCGAACAGTCCGGCGATCGCGGCGGTCACGTCGATTGCCCGTCCCGTGTCGGTCGCGACGCCGACGACCGTCTCGAGTACGAGCCCGCGGTAGGCGGCGTTCGGACTCACCGCGAGCGCCGTCTCTAGGAACTCGTCGCCGATCGAGTCAGCCGTGACCCCCGCCAACACCAGGAGGTCACCGCCTGCGACGACCGCGACGAGAATGGCGAGTGCGGCCGCGAGGGCCGCTCGTCCCGTTCGGACGACGACCGCCGCCGCCATCGTCATCGCCAACACGACGGCCCCAAAGCAGATCGTCAACGCGATGAACCGGACGAACAACACCGGTGAATCGATCCCTCGGTGCACCGCGAACACTCGCGATTCGGGCCCGCCGACCAACGACACGGCGACGCCGACGACGGCGAGTGGGCCGCCGACGATACCCGCCAGTCCCACCAACCGCCCTGCGAAGACGCCACTGACGAGGGACGCGTTCGAGACCGGATACGTCCGGAGGACCGAGCGATCGTCGTTGTCGCCGCTGAAGGCCCGGTACCCGAGCGCAACCGCGACCAGCGGAACGAGCAACTCGAGCGGCAAGAGCAGGTCGACGGCAGCCGGAACGTACCCCCCTCCGATCCCACCCCCTGCTCGGAGTATGCCCGCGAACACGGCGAGGAGTCCGGCCGACAAGAACAGGTAACTCCGGGTT
The window above is part of the Natronomonas salsuginis genome. Proteins encoded here:
- a CDS encoding ABC transporter permease subunit, translated to MSRLDGFGPVAWRELSTVARTRSYLFLSAGLLAVFAGILRAGGGIGGGYVPAAVDLLLPLELLVPLVAVALGYRAFSGDNDDRSVLRTYPVSNASLVSGVFAGRLVGLAGIVGGPLAVVGVAVSLVGGPESRVFAVHRGIDSPVLFVRFIALTICFGAVVLAMTMAAAVVVRTGRAALAAALAILVAVVAGGDLLVLAGVTADSIGDEFLETALAVSPNAAYRGLVLETVVGVATDTGRAIDVTAAIAGLFAWTASSLAVIVIFVGRSESVLSGIRRVVTDHVLEPALRSYEDARRDR